Proteins encoded together in one Gemmatimonadales bacterium window:
- a CDS encoding carboxymuconolactone decarboxylase family protein: MTDTLEAFRHFREKMNAAILAADNLTINRFFALDTRAYEAGALSAKTKELLGLVASLVLRCDDCVTYHVVRCREEGVTDPEFYDAFAVALIVGGSIVIPHLRRAVARLEELPAQ, translated from the coding sequence ATGACGGACACGCTGGAGGCGTTCCGGCACTTCCGGGAGAAGATGAACGCGGCGATCCTCGCCGCCGACAACCTGACGATCAACCGGTTCTTCGCGCTGGACACGCGCGCCTACGAGGCGGGGGCGCTCTCGGCCAAGACCAAGGAGCTGCTGGGCCTGGTGGCGTCGCTGGTGCTCCGGTGCGACGACTGCGTCACCTACCACGTGGTGCGCTGCCGCGAGGAGGGCGTGACCGACCCGGAGTTCTACGACGCCTTCGCCGTCGCGCTGATCGTCGGGGGCTCGATCGTCATCCCCCACCTCAGGCGCGCGGTCGCCCGGCTCGAGGAGCTGCCCGCGCAATGA